From one Flavobacteriales bacterium genomic stretch:
- the ruvA gene encoding Holliday junction branch migration protein RuvA codes for MITHLHGVLEEKTPASAVIDCGGIGYLLSISLHTYAQLPDKGTCRLFTHMAIREDAHVLFGFYNRDERELFRQLISVSGVGGNTALAILSGLDPSGVKDTIVSGNVSVLKSIKGVGPKTAERIIVDLRDRMGKVEVGELALGLPQNKGREEALTALITLGFAKNAADKAVDKVLKTHGKDLAVEEIVKHALSSF; via the coding sequence ATGATAACACACCTACACGGTGTCTTGGAAGAAAAGACACCTGCAAGTGCTGTCATTGACTGTGGTGGAATAGGATATTTGTTATCAATATCCCTTCATACCTATGCTCAATTGCCCGATAAAGGCACCTGTCGGCTATTTACCCATATGGCCATACGGGAAGACGCGCATGTGCTCTTCGGTTTTTATAACCGCGATGAACGTGAATTGTTCCGCCAGTTGATTTCTGTATCAGGAGTCGGAGGCAACACAGCCTTGGCAATCCTTTCTGGATTGGATCCATCAGGCGTAAAAGACACCATTGTGAGTGGAAACGTTTCTGTCTTAAAGTCAATCAAAGGTGTGGGGCCTAAAACGGCCGAACGCATCATTGTAGACCTGCGAGATAGGATGGGTAAAGTGGAAGTGGGCGAATTGGCTTTGGGACTACCGCAAAATAAAGGCCGTGAAGAAGCGTTAACCGCGCTCATCACTCTTGGATTTGCCAAAAATGCTGCAGACAAAGCAGTAGATAAAGTGCTGAAAACCCATGGAAAAGACCTAGCGGTGGAAGAGATTGTAAAACACGCCCTGAGCAGTTTCTAA